The following proteins come from a genomic window of Musa acuminata AAA Group cultivar baxijiao chromosome BXJ1-7, Cavendish_Baxijiao_AAA, whole genome shotgun sequence:
- the LOC103990427 gene encoding uncharacterized protein At4g15970-like, which produces MSLGHEVVVLPRTARLVVAFLLASVLTYACLWLPEVSIPSMFRLTTQKDELQRQLEGASMANRTLIIGVISNASAEDDSILQLFLQSMREGEETRFLIKHILFAAADPTAYNNCMVLQLHCYQLYTGHVFTSPDASSQNASYTSLTRTQTLFLGEVLGRGFSFIFTEMDVMWLKNPFARLSHSGEDMLLSHGVYDGHRFEEFNSTNSGLYFVSSNEKTTALFKQSYAVMHHSKSMREDDALYVLRSEEVLRQLDMKVGYLDPTSFGSFCQDNLDITKVITVHANCCPSNKAKIEDLTAMLDARKAYNGTFNATIPAHGSCSQSWKTYQLETALQGASMGNKTVIISYLNKAYVDENGMLDLFLRSLTEGESTAFLIKHLFLITVDQISFERCRTLNLHCYRPVAEGLNFSKEQLFMSAGYIDLVWQKILILGQILEHGYNFIFTDMDVIWLRNPFAKLNLNGEDFQISCDRYNGSPFDDSNSINTGFFFVRSNNKTIKLFDMWSASRESFGQKHDQDVLAALKSAGVFKQLGISVRYLDTLYFSTFCQDSESFKEVTTVHGNCCRSIKAKIDDLTAALQTWKKFDGTTALTWPKHIACIQSWRD; this is translated from the exons ATGAGCCTCGGCCATGAAGTCGTCGTCTTGCCTCGCACGGCTCGCCTTGTTGTGGCATTTCTCCTTGCTTCGGTGCTGACATACGCTTGCTTATGGCTCCCGGAGGTGTCAATACCGTCCATGTTTCGGCTG ACGACCCAGAAAGACGAGCTTCAAAGACAGTTGGAGGGAGCTTCCATGGCGAACAGGACATTGATAATAGGAGTGATTAGTAATGCCTCTGCGGAAGACGACAGTATCCTCCAACTTTTCCTCCAAAGCATGCGGGAAGGGGAGGAGACTCGGTTCTTGATCAAACACATTCTTTTCGCTGCAGCCGATCCGACAGCATACAACAACTGCATGGTTCTTCAGCTTCATTGCTACCAGCTATATACTGGACATGTTTTCACTTCGCCAGATGCAAGCTCTCAAAATGCAAGCTACACCAGCCTCACTCGGACACAAACTCTCTTCCTCGGAGAAGTTCTCGGCCGTGGGTTCAGCTTCATCTTCACA GAAATGGATGTAATGTGGCTGAAGAACCCATTCGCAAGGTTGAGCCACAGTGGAGAAGACATGCTGTTAAGTCACGGTGTATACGATGGGCATCGATTCGAAGAATTCAACTCCACCAACAGTGGCTTATACTTTGTTTCTTCAAATGAAAAGACTACTGCATTGTTCAAGCAATCATATGCTGTGATGCATCACTCAAAGAGCATGAGAGAAGACGATGCGCTATATGTTTTGAGGTCCGAAGAAGTCCTTCGGCAGTTGGACATGAAAGTGGGATACTTGGATCCGACATCCTTCGGCAGTTTCTGCCAGGATAACCTGGATATCACAAAGGTCATTACGGTGCATGCAAACTGCTGTCCCAGCAATAAAGCAAAGATTGAGGATCTCACAGCCATGCTTGATGCCCGGAAAGCATACAATGGCACATTTAATGCCACAATTCCTGCTCACGGTTCTTGTTCCCAATCATGGAAG ACATATCAGCTTGAAACAGCTTTGCAAGGTGCTTCCATGGGGAACAAGACCGTGATCATCAGTTACCTAAACAAGGCATATGTCGATGAGAACGGCATGCTGGATCTCTTCCTGAGAAGCCTGACAGAAGGGGAGAGTACCGCATTCTTGATCAAACACCTCTTCCTCATCACAGTGGATCAAATTTCTTTCGAACGTTGTAGAACGCTGAATCTTCATTGTTATAGGCCTGTTGCCGAGGGCCTTAATTTCTCCAAGGAGCAGCTCTTCATGTCTGCTGGCTACATTGACTTGGTGTGgcagaaaattctcattcttggACAAATCCTTGAGCACGGATACAACTTCATCTTCACG GACATGGATGTCATATGGCTAAGGAATCCCTTTGCCAAGTTGAATCTAAATGGCGAGGACTTCCAGATAAGTTGCGACAGATACAATGGCAGTCCATTCGACGATTCTAATTCCATCAACACAGGATTTTTCTTTGTGAGGTCCAACAACAAAACCATCAAGCTGTTCGACATGTGGTCTGCGTCAAGAGAATCCTTTGGGCAAAAGCATGATCAAGATGTTCTTGCTGCTTTGAAATCTGCGGGTGTCTTCAAGCAATTAGGCATCAGTGTTCGATATTTAGACACTCTTTACTTCAGTACATTCTGTCAAGACAGCGAGAGCTTCAAAGAAGTGACTACGGTGCACGGCAACTGCTGTCGAAGTATAAAAGCGAAGATAGATGACCTGACTGCAGCTCTACAAACCTGGAAGAAATTTGATGGCACTACAGCACTCACATGGCCGAAGCACATAGCATGTATACAGTCCTGGAGAGATTAA